One segment of Primulina tabacum isolate GXHZ01 chromosome 14, ASM2559414v2, whole genome shotgun sequence DNA contains the following:
- the LOC142523933 gene encoding uncharacterized protein LOC142523933, with translation MTFPPATGHRKFLIVVVDYFTKWVEAEPLAKISEKYVIGFLWKSIVYRFGIPRALISDNDTQFSGARLKEWCQAVVPAEIGETSLRVKQYKQLENDQALRASLDFIDELREETSIRPERYRARMAKVYNDRVNPRSFQVGDLVMRKADVLCPVEKLDPKWEGPYKVVEIIKMGTYRLQHQNGKVLPRPWNAANLKKFYA, from the exons ATGACCTTTCCCCCAGCTACGGGGCACAGAAAATTTCTCATAGTTGTTGTAGATTATTTCACGAAGTGGGTCGAGGCAGAGCCATTGGCGAAAATTTCAGAGAAATACGTCATAGGTTTCTTGTGGAAAAGCATAGTGTACAGGTTTGGGATTCCTCGAGCACTGATATCGGACAACGACACCCAGTTCTCTGGAGCAAGACTAAAGGAGTGGTGTCAGG CTGTAGTCCCCGCTGAGATAGGAGAAACTTCATTGAGGGTGAAACAGTACAAGCAGCTTGAGAACGATCAGGCCCTTCGGGCCTCCTTGGATTTTATCGACGAATTGCGAGAGGAAACATCCATCCGGCCAGAAAGGTACAGGGCACGCATGGCTAAGGTTTACAATGACCGAGTAAATCCAAGATCCTTCCAAGTAGGAGATCTTGTGATGAGAAAAGCTGATGTCTTGTGCCCAGTCGAAAAACTTGACCCAAAGTGGGAGGGCCCCTATAAAGTGGTAGAGATAATCAAGATGGGAACTTATCGCCTCCAACACCAAAATGGGAAAGTACTACCTCGACCGTGGAATGCAGCAAATCTGAAGAAGTTTTATGCATAG